In Musa acuminata AAA Group cultivar baxijiao chromosome BXJ3-11, Cavendish_Baxijiao_AAA, whole genome shotgun sequence, one DNA window encodes the following:
- the LOC135652873 gene encoding probable F-actin-capping protein subunit beta: MEAAMDLMRRISPKESETALSALLSLLPHHSADLLSQVDLPLQVCMDQQLMKEFILCEYNRDADSYRSPWSNKYFPPLEDGPLPSPQLRKLEIEANEVFTVYRDQYYEGGVSSVYIWEDHNESFIACFLIKKDGSRTGHGRRGYLQEGSWDAVHVIEVGPEEEGTAHYRLTSTVMLSLTTEDKSSGTFNLSGSIRRQMSHDLSVAEGHLCNMGKMIEEMEGKLRNSLDQVYFGKTREMVCTLRPPPDGIQLRLPEN, from the exons ATGGAGGCAGCAATGGATCTGATGCGCAGGATCTCCCCCAAGGAGAGCGAGACGGCGCTGTCCGCCCTGCTCTCCCTCCTCCCCCACCACTCCGCCGATCTCCTCTCCCAAGTCGACCTCCCCCTCCAG GTTTGTATGGATCAGCAGCTGATGAAGGAGTTCATATTGTGCGAGTACAACAGGGATGCGGATTCATATAG ATCGCCATGGTCTAACAAGTATTTCCCTCCTCTGGAAGATGGACCTCTTCCCTCTCCGCAACTGAGGAAATTGGAAATTGAAGCAAACGAAGTTTTTACTGTTTATCGTGACCA GTATTATGAAGGGGGTGTTTCATCTGTTTACATATGGGAGGATCACAATGAAAGTTTCATTGCATGCTTCTTGATTAAGAAAG ATGGATCAAGAACAGGGCATGGTAGAAGAGGATATTTGCAAGAAGGGTCCTGGGATGCTGTTCATGTTATTGAG GTTGGACCAGAGGAAGAGGGAACAGCTCATTATCGCTTAACCAGCACCGTCATGCTGTCTTTGACCACAGAAGACAAATCATCAGGAACTTTTAATCTGTCAGGTTCAATCAGAAGACAG ATGAGTCATGACCTTTCGGTGGCAGAGGGTCACTTGTGTAACATGGGAAAGATGATTGAGGAGATGGAAGGAAAACTCAGAAACTCGCTGGATCAG GTTTACTTCGGGAAGACAAGAGAGATGGTCTGCACCTTAAGGCCGCCACCTGATGGGATTCAACTTAGGCTGCCCGAAAACTGA
- the LOC103971335 gene encoding uncharacterized protein LOC103971335, producing the protein MATLLALSQRKDEPLSQFVANFAVEIRGFLDAHPFVIMQAFLMGLRPSRFFWSLIEKLPVTIPEMFQRANQYIAAEALMAGRHKDSKRPRMEQARGTTSAAPRGHLEHYLKEPREASLHPRGPVEKQIDVITGGLAADGSSSTTRKAYTHGMVEKHPRLESEPEITFKTEEGECSHRDDAMVISIRIANAWVKRVLVDTRSSANVLYLDAFKKLSLTNEDLIPIASGLTKFTEDSISPLGTTILPVTIREEPRAKTTMTTFMVVNLPSTYNVILSRPTLNKLKVVVSTYYQAIKFLTSIGVKESRSNPGESRRCYLIAVTLPEKSCPHQALDPREEARTPMHLEPPEQLTESSKDMPKINSGVTKHHLNIHPEARPVKQKPRKFAPRLTEVLVKKHNESWRMCVNYTDLNRACPKDCYPLPRVNQLVDATAGYELLTFMDSFSGYNQIRMALQDQEHIAFITDRGVYCYKVMLFGLKNTGGTYQRIVNELFKQQLRRNMEVYVDNMIVKSKSASTHMADLAETFRTLKRFGMRLNPSKCVFGVRSGKFFRFVIHQRGIDTNPKKVRAIIEMQPPRSIKEVQRLTGRLIALSRFNSRSRDKYLPFFRVLRQTDTFTWN; encoded by the exons atggccaccttgctcgcGTTATCCCAACGCAAAGACGAACCGCTCTCCCAATTTGTAGCAAACTTTGCAGTTGAAATCCGAGGATTCCTGGATGCTCATCCTTTTGTGATCATGCAAGCATTTTTGATGGGCTTGAGACCctcgaggttcttctggtcgttgaTTGAGAAGCTACCCGTGACCATCCCCGAGATGTTCCAACGTGCCAACCAGTACATCGCCGCTGAAGCCCTAATGGCGGGGAGGCACAAGGATAGCAAGAGGCCGAGGATGGAGCAAGCTAGAGGAACAACTTCAGCAGCACCA AGAGGTCACCTCGAGCACTACCTCAAGGAACCAAGAGAAGCATCTCTGCACCCTAGGGGCCCAGTCGAGAAACAAATCGATGTCATTACCGGTGGACTGGCGGCCGACGGCAGTAGCTCGACGACAAGGAAGGCCTACACCCATGGTATGGTGGAAAAACACCCCAGACTCGAGTCCGAGCCTGAAATCACTTTCAAAACCGAGGAGGGTGAATGCTCCCACCGTGATGATGCTATGGTAATCTCCATCCGGATCGCCAACGCTTGGGTCAAGAGAGTGCTGGTCGACACCAGGAGCTCTGCCAACGTGCTATACCTCGATGCCTTCAAGAAGCTCAGCCTAACTAATGAGGACCTCATTCCCATAGCGTCGGGGCTCACCAAATTCACCGAGGATTCCATCTCCCCACTCGGGACTACCATCCTCCCCGTTACCATTAGGGAAGAACCAAGAGCCAAGACGACGatgactaccttcatggtagtcaaCCTGCCCTCGACCTACAATGTCATTCTCAGCCGCCCGACACTTAACAAACTGAAAGTGGTGGTTTCCACTTACTACCAGGCCATAAAATTTTTGACTTCGATAGGGGTCAAGGAATCCCGAAGCAATCCGGGAGAATCAAGGCGGTGCTACCTTATAGCGGTCACTCTTCCGGAGAAGTCATGCCCCCATCAAGCCCTGGATCCCCGTGAGGAAGCCAGGACACCAATGCATCTGGAGCCCCCTGAACAACTCACCGAG TCCTCAAAAGACATGCCAAAGATCAACTCGGGAGTAACTAagcaccacctcaacatccaCCCCGAGGCTCGACCGGTGAAGCAAAAGCCGAGGAAGTTTGCCCCCCGACTGACAGAAG TCCTTGTTAAGAAACACAATgagagctggaggatgtgtgttaacTACACCGATCTCAACCGAGCATGCCCCAAAGACTGCTATCCACTCCCGAGAGTAAATCAACTAGTGGATGCCACAGCAGGGTACGAACTTCTAACATTCATGGACTCGTTCTCGGGATATAACCAGATCCGAATGGCATTGCAAGACCAGGAGCACATCGCCTTCATTACCGACAGGGGAGTATATTGCTACAAAGTAATGCTCTTTGGTCTGAAGAACACCGggggaacatatcaaagaatcgTCAATGAGTTGTTCAAACAACAACTCAGGAGAAACATGGAGGTGTATGTCGACAACATGATCGTAAAAAGCAAGTCAGCAAGCACACACATGGCTGATCTAGCAGAGACCTTTCGGACCCTCAAGCGGTTCGGCATGCGCCTAAACCCATCGAAGTGTGTCTTCGGGGTTCGTTCGGGAAAATTCTTCAGATTTGTCATCCACCAGAGAGGAATAGATACAAATCCAAAAAAGGTTCGGGCCATAATTGAGATGCAGCCTCCACGCTCTATCAAGGAAGTACAACGCCTCACCGGGAGGCTAATAGCACTTAGTAGGTTCAATTCACGATCAAGAGACAAGTACCTCCCCTTCTTCCGAGTGCTCCGACAAACCGACACCTTCACATGGAACTAG
- the LOC135652381 gene encoding cytochrome P450 78A11-like: MALITYATTDSNWWVLALPAFLDADTLRCDTPMLLLSLFIAFVSLGLLSWALSPGGSAWSHGRARRGIVTIPGPRGLPVFGSLFALSSNLPHRALAALSAAAHAKPLMAFSIGSTPAVVSSDPAVAREILSHPAFADRPLKRSARELMFSRAIGFAPSGSYWRLLRRIASTHLFSPRRIAAHEPGRHADCFAMLAAVAVEQRRAGAVRLRPHLQNAALNNIMGSVFGRRYDVSCPSGIPEVEELKAMVREGFDLLGAFNWSDHLPWLARLYDRGNVKARCAALVPRVSRFVSGIIAEHRLRNPSQKHANDDFVDVLLSLDGHEKLEEDDMIAVLWEMIFRGTDTTALLTEWAMAELVLHPGVQVKLRHEIDTVVGPRCMPTDADVVRMPYLQAVVKETLRAHPPGPLLSWARLSTADVHLSNGMLVPAGTTAMVNMWSIAHDAAVWASPEVFCPERFVEAEGGANVDVRGGDLRLAPFGAGRRVCPRKNLGLATVGLWVARLVHAFEWGPAAGAPVDLGEVLKLSLEMETPLTATATPRANVVGVF; this comes from the exons ATGGCGCTGATTACATACGCTACGACTGACTCGAACTGGTGGGTGTTAGCCCTCCCTGCCTTTCTTGACGCCGACACCCTCCGCTGTGACACGCCCATGCTCCTCCTGTCGCTTTTCATTGCCTTCGTTTCCCTGGGGCTCCTGTCGTGGGCGCTGTCCCCCGGCGGCTCCGCTTGGTCTCATGGCCGGGCTCGCCGTGGGATCGTCACCATCCCCGGCCCCCGCGGTCTCCCCGTCTTCGGCTCTCTCTTCGCCCTGAGCAGCAACCTCCCCCACCGCGCCCTCGCCGCCCTGTCCGCCGCCGCACACGCCAAGCCCCTCATGGCCTTTTCCATTGGTTCCACCCCTGCCGTCGTCTCATCCGACCCCGCCGTCGCCCGCGAGATCCTATCCCACCCGGCCTTCGCCGACCGCCCTCTCAAGCGCTCCGCCCGCGAGCTCATGTTCTCCCGCGCCATCGGTTTCGCACCCAGCGGCTCGTACTGGCGACTTCTCCGCCGCATCGCCTCCACCCACCTCTTCTCCCCCCGTCGCATCGCTGCTCATGAGCCCGGCCGCCATGCCGACTGCTTCGCCATGCTAGCTGCTGTCGCCGTCGAGCAGCGCCGGGCGGGCGCCGTCCGCCTCCGCCCGCACCTACAAAACGCCGCCCTCAATAACATCATGGGCAGCGTCTTCGGGCGGCGCTACGACGTTTCGTGCCCCAGCGGCATCCCGGAGGTGGAGGAGCTCAAGGCGATGGTGCGGGAAGGGTTCGATCTCCTAGGCGCCTTCAATTGGTCCGACCATCTCCCGTGGCTTGCGCGGCTCTACGACCGTGGCAACGTTAAGGCCCGGTGCGCGGCTCTTGTGCCGCGCGTTAGCAGGTTTGTGAGTGGGATCATAGCCGAGCATCGCCTTCGGAATCCGAGCCAAAAGCATGCCAACGACGACTTTGTGGACGTGCTTCTCTCGCTGGATGGCCACGAGAAGCTCGAAGAAGACGACATGATCGCCGTCCTTTGG GAGATGATCTTTCGGGGCACGGACACGACGGCGTTGCTGACGGAGTGGGCAATGGCGGAGTTGGTGCTCCACCCGGGGGTGCAAGTCAAGCTCCGCCACGAGATCGACACCGTCGTTGGACCCCGGTGCATGCCCACCGATGCCGACGTCGTGAGGATGCCGTATCTTCAGGCCGTGGTCAAGGAGACCCTCCGCGCGCACCCGCCGGGCCCGCTGCTCTCCTGGGCCCGGCTCTCCACTGCCGACGTCCACCTCAGCAACGGGATGCTGGTCCCCGCCGGAACCACCGCCATGGTCAACATGTGGTCCATCGCCCATGACGCCGCGGTGTGGGCCAGCCCGGAGGTCTTTTGTCCGGAGCGGTTCGTTGAAGCGGAGGGCGGCGCCAACGTGGACGTCCGTGGGGGGGACCTACGACTCGCGCCCTTTGGCGCAGGGCGCCGCGTGTGTCCCCGCAAGAACCTGGGCCTCGCCACCGTGGGGCTGTGGGTGGCGCGATTGGTCCACGCGTTCGAGTGGGGGCCAGCAGCCGGGGCCCCGGTCGACCTCGGCGAGGTGCTGAAACTGTCGCTGGAGATGGAGACTCCCCTCACGGCCACCGCCACGCCCAGGGCGAACGTCGTCGGTGTCTTTTAG